One region of Alosa sapidissima isolate fAloSap1 chromosome 1, fAloSap1.pri, whole genome shotgun sequence genomic DNA includes:
- the slitrk3b gene encoding SLIT and NTRK-like protein 3, with protein MQSPGFGGRMLWVTLLSTIALGWTTPIPLLDDSEEIDEPCFEPCDCEVKEGLFHVHCDGKGFTNVSQVSQSWLRPFKLYLQKNSLRRLYFNSFLHLNNAVAINLGNNALQDIHVGAFHGLRALKRLYLHENKLEVFRNDTFLGLECLEYLQADYNVIKRIDSGAFRNLHKLRVLILNDNLIPALPSFLFRSVSLTHLDLRGNRLKALAYRGTLEYIGRSLMEIQLEENPWNCACDIVQLQAWLERIPYTAVVGEITCEHPFHLHGKDLREIKRTELCPSMSEAEVEARFGIPHLPFYTGRARPTKPSSMSSVNHNTASSEQKERPLKPTKRPRPSKTPPTPRSVFPNQPPIAGYQTRPPIPIICPIGCTCNLHINDLGLTVNCKENGFRNISELVPRPLNAKKLYLSGNLIQKIYKSDFWNFSSLDLLHLGNNQIGYIQEGAFINLPNLRSLYLNGNNIEILTLDMFHGLQSLRYLYFEYNEIREIRPAAFSLMPTLQLVFLNNNLLRTLPKGAFAGTSLARLNLRNNYFQGLPVGGVLEHLQAVVQIDLNQNPWDCTCDVVPLKQWLDTLSSVVVVGEVACKTPEPLAGKDLRSLPVEFICPELRLSSPSPVSFGSSAGVSSSYPAPGSQPAKAVIPLSVLILSLLVLFVSAFFAAAALCAYALKRREKLPFKKQGEVGLTGIQMECGIFPEQPAPVPETPPSTHVYDSIAAPMVHMCSNPIYKPRPEDTEHPQQPQQEQQQQQQERPERSRSNYRTLTEKEDEWTMAVSSSPINTIVGIGSPCRDITGFHENGILCPTVIDSQGPTPKVGFVDSLFGTKTRFSDMPDRHAHPPPEYPHTNQDARQKQTITIETRTGCPNQTQSDYPELRARLKTKVDYIDVLERSYQF; from the coding sequence CAGCCAGGTGTCACAGTCCTGGCTAAGGCCTTTTAAGCTGTACCTGCAGAAGAACTCCTTACGCAGGCTTTACTTTAACAGTTTCCTGCACTTGAACAATGCGGTGGCTATTAATCTGGGGAACAATGCTCTGCAGGACATCCATGTGGGGGCTTTCCATGGACTCAGGGCCCTTAAGAGATTGTACCTCCACGAAAATAAGCTGGAGGTGTTCCGCAACGACACGTTCCTGGGGCTGGAGTGCCTGGAGTACCTGCAGGCCGACTACAATGTTATCAAGAGGATAGACAGCGGAGCGTTCAGGAACCTGCACAAGCTGCGGGTGCTTATCCTGAATGACAATTTGATCCCCGCGTTGCCCAGCTTCCTGTTCAGATCGGTGTCTCTGACGCACCTCGACCTTCGCGGCAACCGCCTCAAGGCCCTGGCCTACAGGGGCACGCTAGAGTACATCGGCCGCAGTCTGATGGAGATCCAGCTGGAGGAGAACCCGTGGAACTGCGCGTGCGATATCGTGCAGCTGCAGGCCTGGCTGGAGCGCATCCCCTACACGGCGGTGGTGGGCGAGATCACCTGCGAGCACCCCTTCCATCTGCACGGGAAGGACCTGCGAGAGATCAAGCGGACCGAACTCTGCCCCTCCATGAGCGAGGCGGAGGTGGAGGCCCGCTTTGGGATCCCCCATTTGCCGTTCTACACGGGCAGAGCCAGGCCCACCAAGCCCTCGTCCATGTCCTCCGTCAACCACAACACTGCCTCGTCCGAGCAGAAGGAGAGACCCCTGAAGCCAACGAAAAGGCCAAGGCCGTCCAAGACCCCGCCGACTCCTCGCAGCGTCTTCCCCAATCAGCCTCCCATTGCCGGCTATCAAACCAGACCCCCCATCCCAATCATTTGTCCCATTGGCTGTACTTGCAATTTACACATAAATGACCTTGGTttaactgtcaactgtaaagAGAACGGATTTCGTAACATTTCTGAGCTCGTGCCGCGACCTCTTAATGCCAAGAAGCTTTATTTAAGTGGGAATCTAATTCAGAAAATTTACAAGTCAGACTTCTGGAATTTCTCCAGTTTGGATCTACTGCACCTGGGCAACAATCAGATCGGGTACATACAGGAAGGGGCCTTTATCAATTTGCCAAATTTAAGGAGTCTGTATTTAAATGGCAATAATATTGAGATTCTAACGCTTGATATGTTCCACGGACTTCAGAGTCTGCGCTACCTGTACTTTGAGTACAACGAGATCAGAGAAATCCGCCCGGCGGCTTTTAGTCTAATGCCCACGCTGCAGCTGGTGTTTCtcaacaacaacctcctgcGAACGCTACCCAAGGGGGCCTTCGCCGGCACGTCGCTCGCCCGCCTTAACTTGCGGAACAACTACTTCCAGGGCCTGCCCGTCGGCGGCGTGCTGGAGCACCTGCAGGCCGTGGTCCAGATCGACCTGAACCAGAACCCGTGGGACTGCACCTGCGACGTGGTGCCCCTCAAGCAGTGGCTGGACACGCTCAGCTCCGTAGTGGTGGTGGGTGAGGTGGCCTGCAAAACCCCGGAGCCACTGGCCGGCAAAGACCTGCGCTCGCTCCCCGTGGAGTTCATCTGCCCCGAGCTCCGGCTCTCCTCCCCTTCGCCTGTCTCGTTTGGCAGCAGTGCCGGTGTCTCGTCCAGCTACCCGGCGCCGGGTTCGCAGCCCGCCAAGGCGGTCATCCCGCTGTCCGTGCTCATCCTGAGCCTGCTGGTGCTGTTCGTGTCGGCGTTCTTCGCGGCGGCGGCGCTCTGCGCGTACGCGCTCAAGCGCCGCGAGAAGCTGCCCTTCAAGAAGCAGGGGGAGGTGGGACTGACGGGGATCCAGATGGAGTGCGGGATATTCCCCGAACAGCCTGCCCCGGTCCCCGAGACGCCCCCGTCCACTCACGTGTACGACAGCATCGCTGCCCCTATGGTGCACATGTGCAGCAACCCCATTTACAAGCCTAGACCAGAGGACACCGAGCATCCACAGCAGccacagcaggagcagcagcagcagcagcaggagcgtCCAGAGAGAAGCAGGTCAAATTACAGAACACTCACAGAGAAGGAGGACGAGTGGACCATGGCTGTGTCCAGCTCCCCCATAAACACCATAGTGGGCATCGGATCGCCATGCCGAGACATCACAGGCTTCCACGAGAACGGGATTCTCTGCCCGACAGTGATTGACAGCCAGGGTCCTACTCCTAAGGTGGGCTTTGTGGATAGCCTTTTTGGCACTAAAACCCGGTTTAGTGACATGCCAGACAGACATGCGCACCCGCCTCCCGAGTACCCACACACCAACCAGGACGCCAGGCAAAAGCAAACGATCACAATCGAGACAAGGACAGGATGTCCCAATCAAACCCAAAGTGATTACCCCGAGTTGAGGGCCAGGCTGAAAACCAAGGTGGATTACATTGATGTGCTGGAGAGGTCGTATCAATTTTAA